The bacterium region TTTAGAATTTGGTGAGATCATTATGATGCCCGAGATTAAATTAATAACCAAACAATAAATGAAATTGTTCACGGATCAAGCGTTTCTCAACGCTTTTATTCTCTCCTCCACCGGCGGATGGGTCATAAAAAGCTTGGTCAAAAAACCTTTGGTGCTTCCATGATTTGAAAAAGGATTTGATATGAACAAATGCGCTGTGGCGTGATTTGCGCGCTTCATGGGAGTTCCTTCAGCGGATATTTTTCGGAGAGCAGAAGCCAAAGCATCGGGATAGCGAGTCAAAAGCGCGCCGGAAGCATCCGCCAAAAACTCGCGTTTCCTTGAAATGGCAAGCTGTATTATTGTCGCTATGATAGGGGACAGTATGGCGAGAGCCACACCTATTAAAATCAAGATAAGCTGTATTCTGCCGTCGCGGTTGCCGTTTCCCCTGTTTCCCCCACCCCATATGGTCATTCGCAGGAAAAAGTCGGACAAAAGAGCGACAAAGCCCACAAGCACCACCACAATTGTGGAAACAAGTATGTCGCGATTGCCGATATGCGACAGCTCATGGGCTATCACCCCCTCAAGTTCGCTTCTATCCAGTATGGCGAGAAGTCCCGTGGTTACCGCCACGGCCGAGTTTTCTTTGTTTCTGCCGGTCGCGAAAGCGTTGGGCGATGGGTCTTCAATAATGTAAAGGCGAGGCAGAGGAAGGCCTGCCGTGATGCAAAGATTTTCGGTAATATTCCAAAGTTCTCTGTGACTTTCGCGAGTGGTTGGCTTGGCGCCGGAGATAGCTAAAGCTATTTTATCTGAATACCAATAGCTGAAAACGTTCATAAAGACGCTAAACACAACGGCGATTAAAAGAATTTCCGGCGCGTTGTAGATAAACGAAAAACCCCAGCCGAGAGTGATGATAACAATGAAAAAGCCCGTCATCAAAATCCAGGTTTTTCGTATGTTTGCGTCTTGATGAGTATAAAGGCTAGACATGTTAAAGATGTTATAATGTTCTACTTGTTTTAGATCTCTGCTGTATACTTTTGTCGCGGATTTAATTTCAAGAATAATCGAAAAACTGGGTCATAACTCGCTGGAATCCCGCTATCTTTTTCCCGAAAAATTCAGAAAGAACTACTAATTACGATACTGGCAATAATTATACCCAGTAGAAAATAAATGGCGGGAAATAACAAGCCGAACAGAACTAAAATCAATCCTTTTTCTTTCTTCCTTACAATTTGTACCAACGCCACAATTGAAAGGATAACAATAATCGCAATCCCAGGAAGGACTAACTGGTTTATGAATACAATAAAAGACATCGGAAGAAAACTTCTTCCGAAAAAGGACGCGATAAGCGAAACTGTGAAAATCAAAGAGATAGTAAAGGTGGCTTTTGCAAGACCGTTTGTAGTATTCATTTTATTTAGAATTTCACCTCCACCGGTTGCCTAGCCGCCGATTCTCCCTCCCCGAGCTCAAACAATTCCATTTTGGAAAAATGGAACATTGAGGCGACAACATTTGCAGGAAAACTTTCAATTTTGGTGTTAAGGTCTCGGACATTGGTGTTGTAGAACCTTCTTGCCGCCTGTACCTTGTTTTCAGTATCGGAAAGTTCGCGCTGAAGTTCCAAAAAATTTTGATTGGCTTTCAAATCTGGATAGGCCTCCGCTATGGCGAAAATGGATTTCAAAGCCCCCGTAAGCATATTTTCCGCCTGCGACTTGTCGTGGAGATTGCCCGCTCCCATGGCACGCGCCCTCGCTTCACTTACTTTCTCAAAAGCCGCCGATTCGTGCGTGGCGTATCCTTTGACCGTGTTTACAAGATTAGGAATAAGGTCGTATCGGCGTTTTAACTGAACGTCAATGTCGGCCCATGCCTCTTTGGCGCGATTTACAAGTCGCACAAAACCGTTGTAAGCAAAAACCACCCACAAAGCTAAAATGACTATAATACCAATCGCGATATAAAGTGTCGTGTTCATGTTTTTGAATTAACCTGTGTATACTCCGCCTCAAACGCAAAGTAAAAGAAGAGGTGCTGACAACGGGTAAACTACAAGTTCTCGGCGCGGGAAGCGTGAACGTAAATGTCTCCACCTCCTTTGCGCCACGTCGCTTATAATATGTAATATTATACCGCAAAACGCAAAAAGAGGGAATGCTATTATTCATAACCCATCACACTCTTATTCTCCCTTTACAAAAGGGAGTGGCTCATTCCGATGAGCCGAGGGATTTTTAAATCCTCCGTCACATAAGAATGTGACACCTCCTTTAGAAAAGGAGGAATGAAGCCACTTTCTGATAGGTGTGAGGGGTTACTATTATTCACCTTTTACCGGCAAAGTTACCGTAAATGTGGAACCTTGGCCCGGCGCGCTTTCCAAGGTCAGTTTTCCTTTATGCGCCCTTACTATTTCACGAGAAAGGTAGAGTCCGATGCCAAGCCCGGGAAACGTTTTTTCTCTTTCGCCGGAAGAGCGGAAAAATCTGGTGAATATTTTTCTCTGTTCTTTTTTTTCTATGCCTATGCCGAAGTCCTTTACTTTCACCATAACTTTCCCTCCCTTCCCTGAAACCGTTACCACAACTTGCTCCGCCAACGGGGAATATTTTATAGCGTTGGAAAACAAGTTAACAAGAACCTGTTCCATTCTGTCCGGATCGCCGAAAACCGGTGATTTTACTTTTCCTTCCAACTTGAAAACGTGCCGCGACTTAAATATTGAGTTGGCCTGGTCAACGTTTTTTTTGACAAGTTCGTCAAAGTCAAACATTTCCTTTTTCAGACCAAACTTGCCGAACCCGATTTTTGTCATATCCAAAAGGTCGTTTATGAGCATCACCTGTTTTGAGACCTTTCCCCTGGCCAGTTTAACAAGTCGTACCACTTCTTCGTGGTAGGCGTTTTCGGCATTATCCGCGCCTTCCAGCTTGGACTGAAGTATTTCAAGGTAAAGAGACATGCTTGTAACAGGGGTGTTTAATTCATGGCTCACCATTGACATGAAAAGATTCTTACGGCGTTCTGCTTCTTTGTCGCGAGACACGTCTCGCAACGTTGAAATCACCTTTCCGTTGGGCAAAATCCTGGCCTTTCTTTCAACAACAATGTATTTCCCGTCTTTCCCTTTGATTCTCCTCTCGGTGGTAAGCTTTTTCTTTTTCTTCAGAATTTCATAGTACTTTTTCACTTCTTGCTTGTCTTCAGGATGAACAAGCTCAAAAAGCTTGACTTTGTGGAGATTCGCCCCTTTCAAACCCAAAAGCTTCAAAGCCGCCGAATTTGCGTATAAAATTTCGGTCGTTCTATCGTCCGTGAGCATTACTCCTTCTGAAATTTCTTCCAAAAGGACATTGTAAGACATCGGTAAGTCAAAACGCCACCTTTTTTCGCTTTGTTTCGATTTTTTAAGCTTTTTCCTCATGTTCGTAATGAATCTTGCCATAAAAGTTTATTAATGTATAGTTTAATACGGATCAGGCCTTTGAGAAACAATACCACTCTCGGAGGAAAACGAAATGAAGAAGAACAGAAAACTGTCTGATTTAGTCAGGCGAATAGGAGACGGCCGTATTTCTTTTCGGCTGGCTGAAGAGAGGGATTTACCCATCATCAGAGAGTGGTGGAAAGACCCTTCTTCAAAGTTTTACTTCAACCGACGTAAAACTTTCACGGACAAAGGAAGAATCAAATTGGCCGTCGGCGCGTTAGCGCCACCGATTAATTATCGTCCGAGAGAGGGAAATCGGAATCTCTTTCCGGATGAAATCCCCATGATAGTGGAAGCGGTTTTTTCGGACAGAAAACCCGCCGTGCCTATTGGCATTTTTGTCCTAGAAAAAATTGACTGGGGGAAAGGGGAAGCGTCTTTCAGGATTTTCGTGGACAGCAGATATCGAAGGTTGAAATACGGGTTGGAAATGATGATACTCATTTTTGACTTTGTGTTCACGACACTTGAATTCACGCGCCTTTATGCCTCCACGATCAGCCGGCTCAATGACCGGACTGAAAAGTTCATGATTCAGGTCGGCTTCAGATTAGCCGACCGAATCAAAAAATACGTAAAGCGTGGCGACGAACGCTACGACCTCGTAACTTTTGAAATCTTCCCGCACAGAGCGGAAAGAGTCAGGAACAAGTTCCAAGAGAACCGAGACAGAATTATGCAAAATTATAGGGTCTACTCGCACGAGGGTTCCTTATAAAGAAAGCACAATCCGCAAGCACCCGCGCCCACAAAAATAGGCGCGGTTATTTTTTAATAAAAACAGGCAAAACGCCCGCGGCCTTTGGCCGCGGGCGTTTTCTTTTTATCTCTTCCCCCCTATGTACCCCGCCGATAGTTTTTCAGTAGTCCATCCCCCCCTGCGCTCCTCCCACGGACTTTTCTTCTTTCGGTTCATCCGCGATAGCCACTTCGGTCGTCAAAAGTATGGCCGCGGCAGAGGCCGCGTTCTGCACGCAACTTCTTGTAACTTTCACAGGGTCAATAATCCCCGCCTCTATCATGTCAGACACCATTTGGTCCTTAAGAGCGTCATAACCGCCCGCCCCTTTCATTTTCTTTACTTCAGCAACAATAACGGAACCGTCATCTTTGCCCGCGTTTATGGCAATCTGTTTAAGAGGAGCTTCCAAAGCCCTAAGCATGATTTCGTACCCGACTTGAACTTCTTTGGACAATTTATCGCGTTCTTTGGCAAACCAGTTGCCTACCTTTTCAGCCGCCTTTACAAGAGCCGTTCCTCCACCCGCCACGATACCCTCTTCAATGGCCGCTTTCGTGGCGTTGACAGCGTCCTCAATTTTAAGCTTCAAATACTTCATCTCGGTCTCAGTGGCGGCCCCCACTCGTATAACGGCCACACCACCGGTCATTTTGGCGATACGTTCATCTATTTTTTCAATATCGTATTTTGAATCCGTCATTTCCTTCTGTTTTCTAAGCTGAGCCACGCGAGCTTCTATTTCTCCTTTTTTACCTTTACCGCCGACAATCACAGTGTTGTCTTTTGTAGAAACGACCTTATTGGCCTTCCCCAAAACTGACAAATCGGCTTTTTCAAACGTAAGTCCGACTTCTTCTGAAATAACGGTGGCGCCGACCATAACGGCGATGTCCTGCAAAATTTCCTTTCGCTTGTCGCCAAAACCCGGCGCCTTTACAGCCAGAACATTAAATCCGCCCCGCAACTTGTTTAACACAAAAGTCGTAAGCGCTTCCCCTTCAACTTCCTCGGCAATCAAAACCAAATCCTTTTTGCCGGCAGTGGCCATTTTTTCAAGAAACGGTAAAATGTCTTTGATTGAGGAAACTTTTTTGTCCGTAATGGCAATAGCGGCATCACTATGCTCCGCCTCCATTCTTTCAGCGTTGGTTATCATATAAGGAGAGACGTAGCCCTTGTCAAACTGCATACCTTGAACAACTTCCGATTCAATACCGAACGATTGAGATTCTTCCACCGTCACCACACCGTCTTTGCCCACCTTATTTATCGTCTCAGCGATAGTTTTGCCCAACTCCTCCGACTCGGCGGAAATGGCGGCAACTTGTTTGATTTCGTCTTTGCTTTTCTCCGGTATCGGCTTTGAAAGTTCTTTTAAAGCTTCTACGGTTTTTTCAGCCGCTTTTTCAATACCGTGACGAACTCCCATAGGGTTTACTCCCATGGTCGTAAGACGCATCCCTTCAGAAACAAGAGCTTGCGTCAAAACGGTGGCAGTCGTTGTTCCATCCCCCGCTACGTCGTTTGTTTTAGAAGCCACCTCCTTTATTATTTCAGCCCCCATGTTTTCAAACTTGTCCTTCAGGGTTATTTCTTTTGCTATTGAGACCCCATCATTGGTTATGGTCGGCGCGCCGTATGATTTTTCCAAAACCACGTTTCTGCCCCTCGGACCCAAAGTAACCTTAACCGCGTCCGCGACGGCGTCAACTCCCCTTTTAAGCGCCTTTCGGGCATCTTCATTGTATAAAATTTGTTTAGACATAGCGTGTAGCGTGTAGCGTGTAGCGTGTAGCGTCAAAATCGTGTAGCGCGAAGCGTATAGCGTGAAGCGTGTAGCGTATAGCGTGAAGCGTCAGAGTATTTCTTTTCCGGCGTTACACGTTACATGCTACACGTTTTAGATTATGGCGTTACAAGTTATACGTTACGCGTTATACTTATTTTATGATTGCTAATATATTACTCGCGGAAACAACCTGATATTCTTCATTATCCACTTTAAGAAAGTCTCCCCACTGAAAAAGAACAATGTCTCCCTTTTTGACTTTTACAGGAACAAGTTTTCCGTCTTCGTATTTGCCTTCTCCTACGGAAACCACCTCACCCTGTTTTGTCTCTCGGCCATCTGATGCCGACTCTGGAATAAATATTCCGGAAGCTGTCTTCTTTTCAGCGTCCTCTTTTTTCTCTTTTACAAGAACGCGATCTCCTATCGGTATGATGTTTACGGTGCCACTCTTTGATGATTTAGCCATAGTTTTTAGTTAGCTTATAAAACTGAAACCAAAGCCGTTAAAACGGCTTTGTCTAATAATAATACAGTTAAATACTCCAATCTGCAATAGGCGTAAAAGTAACCCCTCACACTCTTAATTCTCCATTTTCTAAAGGGAGTGGCTCATTCCGATGAGCTGAGGGATTTATTCTCCCTTTCGTAAAGGGAGTACCCGAGTCGGCGAGGGGGAGGGATTTTTAAATCCTCCGTCACATAAGAATGTGACACCTCCTTTAAAAAGGAGGAATAAAGACACTTTCTGATAAGTGTGAGGGGTTACGCGTAAAACGCCTAATACTGCAGTATTAGGCGTTTACACGAACCCACTTCACCGACACAAACTGAAAAAGTAGTCAAAGACACGCAAACAACTTAGTGTCGGAGAGGACTAATACAAAAGTTGCATTTTTGAGCGACTTTTGGTATCCTTTAATAAATGGATGCTATTTTGCCGATAGTTCAGATAATATTGGCCGTGGCGCTTGTTATTGCCATTTTGCTCCAACAGACCGGAGCGGGATTGGGTGGCGCTTTCGGCGGTACTGATACCGGCGGCGGTTTTAACACTCGTCGCGGGTTTGAAAAAATTTTATTTCGCGCCACAATTATTTTGGCTTTTCTTTTTGTTTTTTCAGCTCTGTTTGCGTTTTTTATGCAGTAGAGCAGACACCTAATCCAGTCGCAAATTTTTTCGCGTAATTTTGCGAAATGATTTGTGCACTGTCGCATGAAGGAACTACTATCCGTGAAAGAGAAAATTAAACAACTTTTCAAAAAGCAATGGACGGTTTCCCCGATAAAAAATGCCGAAACGGCCGTAAAGGGATTCTCGCATCTTGAGCGTCTTATTTTTTATGCTTTGCTTTTAATTTGCGCGGGAGCGTCTTTCTTTCTTCTATCGCATGTAAACACGGCATATCTCGTGGAAATACCGAAATTCGGCGGAACTTTAACGGAAGGCGTGGTTGGTTCCCCTCGCTTTATAAACCCTATTTTGGCCATAAGTGATGCCGACCGAGACCTTACCGCCCTTATTTATTCCGGACTTTTAAAACCGGAAGGCGACGGAACCTTAACTGTAAACTTGGCTAAAGAATACAACGTGTCAGAAGACGGACTTGTCTACACTTTCATATTGCGCGAAGATGCCTATTTTCACGACGGAAAACCCGTAACGGCGGACGACGTGATTTTCACAGTGGAGCTGGCTAAAGACCCTTTCTTAAAAAGTCCGAAACGCGCCAACTGGGAAGGCGTAACAGTGGAAAAAGTGAACGACTACGAAGTTCGTTTTATACTACGCCAACCGTATTCTCCTTTTCTTGAAAATACCACCATTGGTATTTTACCCAAACATATTTGGAAAGACGCCGAAATAGAACAGTTTCCTTTCAGTCAGTTTAACGTGGAGCCGATAGGTTCCGGCCCGTATAAGGTCAAAAAAATAAAAAGAAGCAACGCCGGAGTTCCCACCTACTACCACCTGACATCTTTCAAGGACTATGCTTCGGGAGAGCCATTTATTGAAAATCTTATTATCCGATTTTACGGTTCGGAAAAATCTCTCATTGAAAGTTACGCGAGAAAAGACATAGAGAGCATGAGCGCCATATCGCCCGAAGATAGCGCCAAACTGGAAATAGCCGGCGCAAACATCGTTTCCGCTTCGTTGCCTCGCGTCTTTGGAGTGTTTTTCAACCAAAACCAGGCGACGATTCTTTCGGAAAAAGCGGTAAGAGAAGCGCTGGATACCGCCTTAGACAAACAAGCGATAGTAACCGAGGTTCTGAAAGGTTACGGAAGTCCTTTAAACGGTCCCATACCTAAAGACATGATAAAAATAAACAGCGAGACCCAGACACAAGAAAAAACCGAGGGGGAAGAGGCGCAAACGGTTGAAGAAAGTCCGACGGAGAAGGCCCTGAAAATTTTTGAAAAAGCCGGTTGGGAAATAAACGAGGAAACGGGGCTGTTGGAAAAAAAAGTCAAAGAGGAAACACAGACCTTGTCTTTTTCTTTATCTACGTCAAACGCTCCTGAACTCAAACACGCAGCGGAAATGATACAGGAAATGTGGAAAGCGGTCGGCGTGGAAGTTTCCGTAAATATTTTTGAGTCCGGAGATTTAAATCAAAATGTTATCCGGCCCAGAAAATATGATGCTCTTCTTTTCGGAGAAGTGGTGGGAAGGGATCTTGATCTTTTCGCTTTTTGGCACTCTTCACAGAGAAACGACCCGGGACTGAATATCGCCCTTTACGCGAACATAACGGCTGACAAACTTCTGGATGAGGTCAGAACAATAAACGACAGCGATTTGAGAGCGGAAAAATATCTGGCCTTTGAAAAAGAAGTGGTGAATGACCTGCCGGCCTCTTTTCTCTATTCGCCGGATTTTCTGTATGTTGTTCCCGCCAAAGTAAAAAATATGGACATCGGACAAATAGCCGTCCCTCACGAACGTTTTGCGTCAATAAAAAACTGGTATATAGAAACGGAAAAGGTCTGGAAAGTTTTCGTTCCCGAATCAATTACAACTCGGTTTTAACATTATTATTAACCAAAAAATATTTTCCGCTTTAAAAATTACGGAACATATTTGAGCGGCTTTGCCGTGATATAGAAGAACGCAATGGAAAAAAACACAAACATAAGACGAGGAGGTTCTCACGCCCCGAACCCAAAAGAGAGGCGTTTTTATAGTAGGACAAAAAATACGGCAGTCGTGAGATTTGAAAGCAACACTTCTCAAAAGTCCGTATCCGTTTCGCCCAGAAACCCCTACGGACCCGTTCCACCAAAGAAAAGATTGCCTCATACGTATTCCACCTCTAACTCCCCAAGCCCCCGAAAGAGGATGCCTGAAAAGCGTCTCGGCCATAAAAGAGCTTTTGGAGGCCACGTCTCCTCAAAACAGAAGACGGTAATCCCTCCCGTGCCGGCAAACGCCATCCGCATCATACCTTTAGGTGGCGTTGAAGAGATAGGAAAAAATATGACGGTTATAGAGGTCGGGGGCGATATTATAGTCATAGACGCCGGTTTTCAGTTTACAAGCGAAGACACGCCGGGAATTGACTACATTCTCCCCAATACACGCTACCTTGAAGAAAGAAAAGACCGAGTAAAAGCGGTGTTTATAACCCACGGACACCTTGACCACATAGGCGGTGTTCCTTACATTTTGTCGCGGATAGGGAACCCGCCCATTTACAGCCGACAGTTCGGTTCTATAATGCTCAAAAAAAGGCAAGAGGAATTCCCTCACTTGCCCGCTTTGGATATCCGCACCATAGACGGCAACGAGACAATCACCATAAGCGAAAACTTGAAAGTTGAAACATTTCCGATTTCACACACAATACCCGATTCCATGGGCCTTATCATCAAAACCCCTATCGGTAATATTGTTTTCATAGAAGACGTCCGCGTTGACAACATAGACGGAAAAGTTACGGAGGAGGAAGAGGAACAATACAAGAGATTCAAAGACATGGACGTTCTTCTTCTGACCATGGATTCAACAAGCATAGAAAAACAGGGATTTTCACTTTCCGAACAGACAGTGATACAGAACATAGAGAAAATTATTCGCGACACGAAATCGCGGCTCATTGTTGCCACTTTCGCCTCTCAAGTTGAAAGAATTATCGCCATAATAAACGCCTGCAGAAAACTCAACAAGAAAATCGCCGTTGAAGGAAGAAGCATGAAAAACAACCTGGAAATAATAAAGCACCTGAAACTTGTTGATACTGAAAACGTAGTGATACCGATTGAAGAAATAGAAAACTACCCGCCAGACAGGATAGTTATGATAGTAACGGGAGCGCAAGGGGAAGAGTTCGCGGCCCTTATGCGCATAGCCAGCAAATCCCATAAGCACGTAAAACTCAGAGAGACCGATACCATACTTCTCTCGTCTTCCATAATACCCACCAACTACAAAGCCGTCGTGAAGCTCAAAGACAACCTGTACAGAACATCGGCCAGAGTCATAACGTATCTGGACTCCGACGTGCACGCTTCCGGACACGGCAACCGAGAGGAGTTGAAATGGATACACGAGAGGATAAATTACAAATTCTTTATGCCACTACACGGACATCACTTCATGCTTCGCCAACACGCGGAACTGGCCCGAACACTTGGCACCCCTGCCGAAAACATTGTTGTACCGGACAACGGCAGTATCATAGAGATAACCGATAACGGTAAAAAAATATCTTTACTGAAAGACAAAGCGCCGGCAAGTCCCGTAATGGTTGACGGATTTTCCATTGGTGATGTCCAAGAAGTCGTATTAAGAGACCGAGTCATGCTCGCACAGGACGGAATGTTTGTAATCATTGCCAGTTTAAACACAACCACCGGCAAGTTACGAAAGTCGCCGGATATCATATCTCGCGGTTTTGTATATCTTCGCGAGTCCCAAGACCTTTTGGAAGAAACTCGTCTAATCATAAAGAAAACCGTTGAAGAAACATCCGCCGGAATGAACCCTATTAACTTTGACTTCGTAAAGACAGCCCTGACCGACAATATTAGCAGATATCTTTTCCAGAAGACGGCAAAGAGACCGATAGTGATACCTGTACTGCTCGGGATATAGCAGTCCGGTTAAAATATCCTGAATTACGAAAAACGGGAAGCCCCGCAAAGAAAGTCGCAAAAAAGTGACTAAGACCGGGCAAACGCCCTTGGAGTGGTCACTTTTTTGCGACTTTCTTTGCGGGGGAGGGTTCCGCGAGGCCAAGTCAAAAGCGGACATTTCGTAATTCAAAGAAAATAGAGTAAAATAACAGACATGCGCCAACGTGCCATTACCTCTCTCTACGCTTTAGCGTTTCTATTTACAATCCACTTCAGCATAAGCGTATATATCAACTCTTCTTTTTTGGGGACGATACTGCCTACAAAGTTTGTAGGTATTGTTTATACTCTCGGCTCGCTTTTTACTATTGTCGCTTTTTTCGGAATTCCTAAGATACTGCGCGAAGCCGGCGACTACAAGACAACAATGCGTCTTTTGACGCTACTTTTACTGTCCCTTGTTGCCATTATTATATTCAAAAACCCGATAATCGTCGTCGCCGCTTTTATCGTAAACGTTGTCGCCGTATCTCTCGTGTATTTCAACATAGACGTAATCTTGGAAAATTTTACAACCAACAAAGAAACAGGCAAAGTAAGAGGCTCTTTTCTTACGGCCTCAAACATCGCTTGGGTTATGGCACCTCTTTTGGCAAGTTTGATTTTAGCCGACACGGAAATATATCGCCGTGTATATATTGTCGCCGCCCTGCTCCTTCTACCGACACTTTATATTTTAAGACGCAACTTCAAGGACTTCAAAGACCCCACTTACAGAAGCATCTCTTTGCTTTCAGCCATTAAAGGCCTTTTGGTAAACAAAAACTTGCGACTTATTTGTCTTTCCATGTTTATACTGCACTTTTTTTTCTCATGGATGGTTATATACATGCCGATATATTTGCATGAATACATCGGATTTAACTGGAGAGAAATAGGTATTATGCTTTCTATCGCCCTTTTACCCTATGTTGTTCTGGAGCTTCCGCTTGGAAAATTGGCCGATACCCGTTGGGGAGAAAAAGAAATTTTGTCTATCGGGTTTGCGATATCGGCGCTTGGCGCGGCCGGCGTATTTTTTATAGAAGGAGGCGACTTTTTTACATGGACAGCGATTCTTGTGGTTACTCGTATCGGCGCCAGCATGGTGGAAATAATGAGTGAGACGTATTTCTTTAAGGTCGTGGACGCGGCTCAAATAGACGTGCTTAGCTTTTTCCGAATGATGAGGCCGTTTGCATATATCGTAGGACCTCTAAGTGGGACACTGCTTCTCTTGTTTGTATCTTACAAAACCTTGTTTTTGATTTTGGGAGCAATTACTCTGTACGGTCTCCGATACAGTTTGGCGCTTAAGGACACTAAATAACTTTGAATTACGAAACACCTGCTTCCCCCCCACGAGGGAAAGCTCCCAAAAAAGTGACCGCTCCAAGGGCGCTTGCCTAGGGCTCAGTCACTTTTTCGTGACTTTCCTCGTGGGGGGCCGCCTGCCATATTTCTTAATTCAAACTATCTTTCAATGACCGCAAAAAAACCGCTAAATGTAAGCGGTTTTTTTGTTTCCTATTCTTCTTCCGATAACTCCTCGCCGTCCGGAATCATCATCTCCTTGTCCTCAAGAATATTTTTATGAAGACCGTCTTCACAGTTACATTCAGTAAGATGCTCGCCGTGTTTGGAACAACTTTCCATTTGACATACGCCCGCCGTGGGGCTTTCCCCGCCACATTCTCCCGTGCAAATATAATGCTGCATGGTGTTTTTAAAACGCTTAATTTATAAAACTAAAATTATCTTATGACCCCTCTTTCTCTTAAGAATTTCCCTATGGCCTCCTTGTCCATATCTGCCAAAATTTCTCCGTCCACCTCAAGTGTCGGGGTCTTACCTTGGCCGGATTTGGCGACCAGTTCTTTTCGGTAGTCCTCATTGCCG contains the following coding sequences:
- a CDS encoding M48 family metallopeptidase, which codes for MSSLYTHQDANIRKTWILMTGFFIVIITLGWGFSFIYNAPEILLIAVVFSVFMNVFSYWYSDKIALAISGAKPTTRESHRELWNITENLCITAGLPLPRLYIIEDPSPNAFATGRNKENSAVAVTTGLLAILDRSELEGVIAHELSHIGNRDILVSTIVVVLVGFVALLSDFFLRMTIWGGGNRGNGNRDGRIQLILILIGVALAILSPIIATIIQLAISRKREFLADASGALLTRYPDALASALRKISAEGTPMKRANHATAHLFISNPFSNHGSTKGFLTKLFMTHPPVEERIKALRNA
- a CDS encoding LemA family protein, coding for MNTTLYIAIGIIVILALWVVFAYNGFVRLVNRAKEAWADIDVQLKRRYDLIPNLVNTVKGYATHESAAFEKVSEARARAMGAGNLHDKSQAENMLTGALKSIFAIAEAYPDLKANQNFLELQRELSDTENKVQAARRFYNTNVRDLNTKIESFPANVVASMFHFSKMELFELGEGESAARQPVEVKF
- a CDS encoding PAS domain-containing sensor histidine kinase yields the protein MARFITNMRKKLKKSKQSEKRWRFDLPMSYNVLLEEISEGVMLTDDRTTEILYANSAALKLLGLKGANLHKVKLFELVHPEDKQEVKKYYEILKKKKKLTTERRIKGKDGKYIVVERKARILPNGKVISTLRDVSRDKEAERRKNLFMSMVSHELNTPVTSMSLYLEILQSKLEGADNAENAYHEEVVRLVKLARGKVSKQVMLINDLLDMTKIGFGKFGLKKEMFDFDELVKKNVDQANSIFKSRHVFKLEGKVKSPVFGDPDRMEQVLVNLFSNAIKYSPLAEQVVVTVSGKGGKVMVKVKDFGIGIEKKEQRKIFTRFFRSSGEREKTFPGLGIGLYLSREIVRAHKGKLTLESAPGQGSTFTVTLPVKGE
- a CDS encoding GNAT family protein; protein product: MKKNRKLSDLVRRIGDGRISFRLAEERDLPIIREWWKDPSSKFYFNRRKTFTDKGRIKLAVGALAPPINYRPREGNRNLFPDEIPMIVEAVFSDRKPAVPIGIFVLEKIDWGKGEASFRIFVDSRYRRLKYGLEMMILIFDFVFTTLEFTRLYASTISRLNDRTEKFMIQVGFRLADRIKKYVKRGDERYDLVTFEIFPHRAERVRNKFQENRDRIMQNYRVYSHEGSL
- the groL gene encoding chaperonin GroEL (60 kDa chaperone family; promotes refolding of misfolded polypeptides especially under stressful conditions; forms two stacked rings of heptamers to form a barrel-shaped 14mer; ends can be capped by GroES; misfolded proteins enter the barrel where they are refolded when GroES binds); translation: MSKQILYNEDARKALKRGVDAVADAVKVTLGPRGRNVVLEKSYGAPTITNDGVSIAKEITLKDKFENMGAEIIKEVASKTNDVAGDGTTTATVLTQALVSEGMRLTTMGVNPMGVRHGIEKAAEKTVEALKELSKPIPEKSKDEIKQVAAISAESEELGKTIAETINKVGKDGVVTVEESQSFGIESEVVQGMQFDKGYVSPYMITNAERMEAEHSDAAIAITDKKVSSIKDILPFLEKMATAGKKDLVLIAEEVEGEALTTFVLNKLRGGFNVLAVKAPGFGDKRKEILQDIAVMVGATVISEEVGLTFEKADLSVLGKANKVVSTKDNTVIVGGKGKKGEIEARVAQLRKQKEMTDSKYDIEKIDERIAKMTGGVAVIRVGAATETEMKYLKLKIEDAVNATKAAIEEGIVAGGGTALVKAAEKVGNWFAKERDKLSKEVQVGYEIMLRALEAPLKQIAINAGKDDGSVIVAEVKKMKGAGGYDALKDQMVSDMIEAGIIDPVKVTRSCVQNAASAAAILLTTEVAIADEPKEEKSVGGAQGGMDY
- a CDS encoding co-chaperone GroES, giving the protein MAKSSKSGTVNIIPIGDRVLVKEKKEDAEKKTASGIFIPESASDGRETKQGEVVSVGEGKYEDGKLVPVKVKKGDIVLFQWGDFLKVDNEEYQVVSASNILAIIK
- the secG gene encoding preprotein translocase subunit SecG, with the translated sequence MDAILPIVQIILAVALVIAILLQQTGAGLGGAFGGTDTGGGFNTRRGFEKILFRATIILAFLFVFSALFAFFMQ